GTGTTTTTGGGCTTTGTTGCATGATTAGAAGGATGATCAGGCTCACCTTGAGGTCGTCCGGGTATTAAGCTTCGACTTTGTAGCTATCGGGTTTAGCGATCTGAATCATGCGGTTGAGCGCAATACATTTGATGAACAATTCCACGGCTTGATTGTCAAATTGACGCGCACTGAGATTGCCCCCCAAAATAGTCTTAAAGCGGAACATGGTAGTTTCAGCAATCGAACGACGATGATAGC
The Synechococcales cyanobacterium T60_A2020_003 DNA segment above includes these coding regions:
- a CDS encoding IS5/IS1182 family transposase, coding for YHRRSIAETTMFRFKTILGGNLSARQFDNQAVELFIKCIALNRMIQIAKPDSYKVEA